Proteins encoded in a region of the Streptomyces sp. NBC_00258 genome:
- a CDS encoding mycofactocin-coupled SDR family oxidoreductase, with amino-acid sequence MGRLDGKVAFITGAARGVGRSLAVRFAEEGADIIAVDLCAPVAGVDYHESTPDDLSETVSAVESLGRRIIASAADVRDFDGLKAALDVGVAKLGRLDIVCPNAGINTFADVADMPAQTWQNMIDVTLTGVFHTCKAALPHLAPEGAIVITNSVAGLKGAAGIAHYSAAKHGAVGFMRSLAHELADRMIRVNSVHPTGIKTDMVVNEVSYRLFVPGDPNPTPEKLAEATKGENLLPIPWVEPRDIANAALFLASNEARYITGVALPVDGGAFIL; translated from the coding sequence ATGGGACGACTCGACGGAAAGGTGGCGTTCATCACCGGCGCCGCACGTGGCGTGGGCCGCAGCCTGGCGGTTCGATTCGCCGAGGAGGGCGCAGACATCATCGCCGTCGACCTCTGTGCACCGGTCGCCGGCGTGGACTACCACGAATCCACGCCCGACGACTTGTCAGAGACGGTGAGTGCCGTCGAGTCCCTCGGTCGGCGCATCATCGCCTCGGCAGCCGACGTTCGAGACTTCGACGGCCTAAAGGCCGCACTGGACGTCGGCGTGGCCAAGCTCGGACGCCTCGACATTGTGTGCCCCAACGCCGGGATCAACACCTTCGCCGACGTGGCGGACATGCCCGCGCAAACCTGGCAAAACATGATCGATGTGACGCTAACCGGCGTCTTTCACACCTGCAAGGCCGCACTGCCCCATCTGGCGCCTGAAGGGGCGATCGTGATCACCAACTCGGTCGCGGGCCTGAAGGGTGCTGCGGGGATCGCGCACTACTCGGCGGCCAAGCATGGCGCCGTCGGGTTCATGCGCTCACTCGCGCATGAACTGGCCGACCGAATGATTCGCGTCAATAGTGTGCATCCCACCGGAATCAAGACTGACATGGTCGTCAACGAGGTTTCCTACCGGCTGTTCGTCCCAGGTGACCCAAATCCGACGCCGGAGAAGCTCGCCGAGGCCACGAAGGGCGAGAACCTGCTGCCGATCCCGTGGGTCGAGCCACGCGACATTGCCAACGCCGCTCTGTTCCTTGCAAGCAACGAAGCGCGTTACATCACCGGGGTGGCGCTGCCGGTCGACGGTGGAGCATTCATACTCTGA
- a CDS encoding helix-turn-helix transcriptional regulator: MVSGTSRAAGNLSAEVTNLVGRRGESAEVRRLLAASRLVTLTGPGGVGKTRLAIDVARRLQSSFHDGAWLTALAQLTEPDLLVPTLMSAIDNGAYESVRVEELTALIGDRQMLLVLDNCEHLLDACAALTAEVLRSCPYIRVLTTSLEPLQIDGESLYRVPPLSVTLSGRTFGAAVAGSDAVKLFMQRARAFNPDFSTTEDEERAIVDLCRRLDGLPLAIELAAAATRAMPVKVLAERARDALTLRSAGSRTAPSRHQTLRATMDYTYQLCSGKAGKLWACMSVFRSGVDIVGLEQVCVGDDLPLEDLWSTLAELVDKSIVNLNGSRYVMLEVIRRYGQERLTELGEEDVVRSKLRSYVEDIVDELHSGWFGPGQQAVLARVLTERASVRDVLSDYLRKSADLRSGLRVAANLWPLWISSGNPAEGRHWLDALLTASTEPTQERAAALWVDARLTLMEGDLTGALRLLDECESVASALGDLVSLARATTCRGGAYLYAGRVEDAMPFLKRGVKLERNLQDDNPHRAVGMGELAFALILRGDLEGAEQVLNEAKAFCARHGEQLLLSWVLVYQGLVALLDERVGDCVALVVDALDRKRAVDDPLGITYAIEILGWASFARGDARRAAALLSANEVRAERPGTHLMRDMPMVEWHASYVGQVRERLGARAFEAAWERGRRLTGADLFDYALAAKVPAVHDAPDLPLTPREREIAELVAVGKTNKEIASTLVIAHRTVDTHVENILTKLDFKSRTQIAALFGARARPET; this comes from the coding sequence ATGGTCAGTGGCACCTCGCGAGCAGCTGGAAATCTGTCTGCCGAAGTGACCAACCTGGTGGGCAGGCGGGGAGAATCTGCCGAGGTTCGGCGGTTGCTCGCTGCGTCGAGGCTGGTGACGCTGACCGGACCTGGAGGTGTCGGTAAGACGCGGCTTGCCATCGATGTGGCTCGCAGACTGCAGAGCTCGTTTCACGACGGTGCTTGGCTGACTGCTCTGGCGCAACTGACCGAGCCGGATCTCCTGGTGCCGACTCTGATGTCGGCTATCGACAACGGAGCCTATGAGTCGGTCCGGGTAGAGGAGCTCACGGCACTCATCGGAGACCGGCAGATGCTGCTCGTGCTCGACAACTGCGAGCATCTCCTGGATGCCTGTGCTGCCTTGACTGCCGAGGTGCTGCGTTCATGCCCGTACATTCGGGTGCTCACGACGAGTCTGGAGCCGTTGCAGATCGACGGAGAGTCGCTGTATCGCGTACCGCCGCTGTCGGTGACGCTGTCAGGGCGGACGTTCGGTGCAGCTGTCGCGGGCTCCGATGCGGTGAAGCTCTTCATGCAGCGTGCTCGCGCGTTCAACCCTGACTTTTCGACCACCGAAGACGAAGAGCGCGCAATCGTGGACCTGTGCCGGCGTCTCGATGGGCTTCCGTTGGCCATCGAGTTGGCAGCTGCTGCCACGCGTGCCATGCCCGTCAAGGTGCTGGCAGAAAGGGCACGCGACGCCTTGACGCTGAGGTCCGCAGGAAGCCGGACGGCGCCATCGCGCCACCAGACACTGCGAGCCACGATGGACTACACATACCAGCTGTGCTCGGGGAAGGCTGGAAAGCTTTGGGCATGTATGTCCGTTTTCCGAAGTGGCGTGGACATCGTGGGACTCGAACAAGTCTGCGTCGGGGACGACCTACCCCTAGAGGACCTCTGGTCGACACTCGCTGAGCTCGTCGACAAGTCCATCGTCAACTTGAACGGTTCCCGTTACGTGATGCTTGAGGTCATCCGGCGGTATGGACAGGAGCGTCTTACCGAGCTGGGCGAGGAGGACGTCGTACGCAGCAAGCTGCGCAGTTATGTCGAAGATATCGTCGACGAGCTGCACTCTGGTTGGTTCGGCCCCGGGCAGCAGGCGGTCCTGGCCCGCGTCCTTACGGAACGGGCGAGCGTGCGGGATGTGCTCTCCGACTATCTTCGCAAGTCGGCTGACCTGCGCAGTGGTCTGCGCGTCGCGGCGAACCTCTGGCCGCTGTGGATCAGTAGCGGCAATCCCGCCGAGGGTCGGCACTGGCTGGACGCGCTACTGACGGCGTCGACGGAGCCAACGCAGGAGCGTGCGGCCGCTTTGTGGGTGGACGCACGGCTCACGCTCATGGAGGGAGACCTCACCGGAGCGCTCCGACTCCTTGACGAGTGTGAGAGCGTCGCCAGCGCCTTGGGCGATCTCGTCAGCCTCGCCCGGGCCACCACGTGCCGCGGCGGCGCCTACCTCTACGCGGGCCGCGTCGAGGACGCCATGCCTTTCCTCAAGCGGGGAGTCAAGCTCGAGCGCAATCTGCAAGACGACAATCCTCATCGTGCGGTCGGCATGGGTGAACTCGCATTCGCGCTGATCTTGCGGGGCGACCTGGAAGGCGCGGAGCAGGTTCTCAACGAGGCGAAGGCGTTCTGCGCGCGACACGGCGAACAGCTCCTCCTGTCCTGGGTCCTGGTCTATCAGGGTCTGGTCGCCCTGCTCGATGAGCGGGTCGGGGATTGCGTAGCGCTGGTCGTTGATGCCCTTGACCGGAAGCGAGCCGTTGACGACCCGCTGGGGATCACCTACGCGATCGAGATCCTCGGGTGGGCGTCGTTCGCCCGCGGGGATGCGAGACGAGCCGCTGCTCTGCTCAGCGCAAACGAGGTCAGAGCTGAACGGCCGGGAACACACCTGATGCGGGACATGCCTATGGTGGAGTGGCACGCCAGCTACGTGGGCCAGGTGCGCGAGCGCCTCGGTGCGCGAGCTTTCGAAGCGGCCTGGGAGCGCGGCCGCCGCCTCACCGGTGCCGACCTGTTCGACTACGCGCTCGCCGCCAAAGTTCCGGCAGTCCACGACGCTCCCGATCTGCCGTTGACGCCCCGCGAACGCGAGATCGCCGAGCTGGTCGCGGTTGGGAAGACCAACAAAGAGATCGCGTCGACGCTGGTCATCGCTCACCGAACGGTTGACACACATGTCGAGAACATCCTGACCAAGCTCGACTTCAAGTCGCGTACGCAGATTGCTGCCTTGTTCGGGGCTCGTGCCCGACCCGAGACCTGA
- a CDS encoding DUF5999 family protein yields MAQIGVRTPHRARRSRSTSAGTCTHTPCCPSADSGEACLARVRTAHPEQGWCLLCNGVIAFDDGGAVFPDSHTIEPPASAAAA; encoded by the coding sequence ATGGCTCAGATCGGTGTCAGGACGCCTCATCGCGCCCGGCGGTCTCGATCGACGTCGGCAGGCACGTGCACTCACACACCATGTTGTCCCTCGGCCGACTCTGGCGAGGCGTGTCTGGCGCGCGTGCGCACGGCACATCCGGAGCAGGGATGGTGCCTACTCTGCAACGGCGTGATCGCTTTCGATGACGGTGGCGCCGTCTTCCCCGACAGCCACACGATCGAGCCCCCAGCATCTGCGGCAGCCGCCTAG
- a CDS encoding IS110 family transposase → MFDTGDVGVFLGLDVGKTAHHGHGLTPAGKKIFDKPLPNSEPRLRAVFDKLAAKFGTVLVIVDQPASIGALPLTVARDTGCKVAYLPGLAMRRIADLYPGEAKTDAKDAAVIADAARTMPHTLRSLELTDEITAELTVLVGFDQDLAAEATRTSNRIRGLLTQFHPSLERVLGPRLDHQAVTWLLERYGSPKALRKAGRRRLVEVIRPKAPRMAARLIDEVFDALDEQTVIVPGTGTLDIVIPSLASQLAGVHQQRRALEAQINTLLEQHPLSQVLISMPGVAVRTAAVLLVTVGDGTSFPSAAHLASYAGLAPTTKSSGTSIHGEHAPRGGNRQLKRAMFLSAFAALHDPTSRSYYDRCRARGKTHTQALLRLARHRISVLFAMLRDGTFYEHRTPRLA, encoded by the coding sequence ATGTTCGACACCGGCGACGTGGGCGTGTTCCTCGGCCTTGACGTCGGCAAGACCGCTCACCACGGCCATGGGCTGACCCCGGCCGGCAAGAAGATCTTCGACAAGCCGCTGCCCAACAGTGAGCCGAGACTGCGGGCCGTATTCGACAAACTGGCCGCCAAGTTCGGCACCGTCCTGGTGATCGTCGACCAGCCCGCCTCCATCGGCGCCCTGCCGCTGACCGTCGCCCGCGACACGGGATGCAAGGTCGCTTACCTGCCGGGACTGGCGATGCGGCGGATCGCCGACCTCTATCCGGGCGAGGCGAAGACGGATGCGAAAGACGCCGCGGTGATCGCTGACGCCGCCCGCACCATGCCGCACACCCTGCGCTCGCTGGAACTCACCGACGAGATCACAGCCGAACTCACTGTCCTCGTCGGCTTCGACCAGGACCTCGCGGCCGAGGCAACCCGCACCAGCAACCGCATACGCGGCCTGCTCACCCAGTTCCATCCCTCGCTGGAACGCGTCCTGGGACCACGCCTCGATCACCAGGCCGTGACCTGGCTGCTCGAACGCTACGGATCCCCCAAGGCCCTGCGGAAAGCAGGCCGTCGCCGGCTTGTTGAAGTGATCCGACCCAAGGCCCCGCGCATGGCCGCCCGGTTGATCGACGAGGTCTTCGACGCACTCGACGAGCAGACCGTGATCGTCCCCGGCACGGGCACCCTCGACATCGTGATCCCGTCCCTGGCCAGCCAGCTCGCAGGAGTCCATCAACAACGCCGGGCCCTGGAAGCCCAGATCAACACCCTGCTGGAACAACACCCTCTTTCCCAGGTCCTGATCTCGATGCCGGGGGTCGCGGTCAGGACCGCTGCTGTTCTGCTGGTCACCGTCGGCGACGGCACCAGCTTCCCCAGCGCCGCCCATCTCGCTTCTTACGCCGGGCTCGCCCCGACGACGAAGTCGTCGGGGACCTCGATCCACGGCGAACACGCACCCCGGGGCGGCAACCGTCAGCTGAAGAGAGCCATGTTCCTTTCGGCGTTCGCCGCCCTGCACGACCCCACCTCCCGCAGCTACTACGACCGCTGCCGGGCCCGGGGAAAGACCCATACCCAGGCACTTCTGCGCCTCGCCCGACACCGCATCAGCGTGCTCTTCGCGATGCTCCGCGACGGCACCTTCTACGAACACCGAACCCCACGCCTCGCTTGA
- a CDS encoding SGNH/GDSL hydrolase family protein — MLNVNDRSDAVGVRRSYVRFAALGDSATFGIGDPLPGRCRGWARLLADAMRQDHDVSFHNVARPGATVADVRYEQLRPALQHRPHVASLIVGLSDVMRASWDADRIRADLLKSAGELSAHGALLLTARFHDHSRVLGLPRLLARRMQHRIDELNGIFDEIHHRFGGVYVDLGAHPGVYDREFWSVDRLHPSELGHRALADEYAAHLSALGLSFQPPGLSCDGLHLSRLDEVRWLVREGFPRLGRRLLDRAELAIQSTCSRVRSLTQANVDVAYVLGDGMS, encoded by the coding sequence ATGCTCAACGTTAACGACCGGTCCGACGCGGTCGGCGTACGACGTAGCTACGTGCGCTTTGCCGCTCTCGGCGACTCAGCCACTTTCGGCATCGGCGACCCCCTTCCCGGGCGCTGCCGCGGCTGGGCACGCCTCCTGGCCGACGCGATGCGACAGGACCACGATGTGTCGTTTCACAACGTCGCTCGGCCCGGCGCGACGGTTGCGGACGTCCGCTATGAGCAACTCCGCCCCGCGCTCCAGCATCGGCCACATGTGGCGTCTTTGATCGTCGGCCTCAGCGATGTCATGCGTGCAAGCTGGGACGCGGATCGGATCCGAGCTGACCTCCTCAAGAGCGCAGGCGAGCTGTCCGCGCACGGCGCGCTCCTGCTCACCGCACGGTTCCATGATCACTCGCGCGTCTTGGGGCTTCCCAGGCTGCTCGCTCGCCGGATGCAACATCGCATCGACGAACTGAACGGCATCTTCGACGAGATCCACCACCGCTTCGGGGGCGTGTATGTAGACCTCGGCGCTCATCCCGGCGTCTACGACCGCGAGTTCTGGTCCGTCGACCGGCTCCACCCCTCGGAGCTCGGTCATCGAGCCCTCGCCGACGAATATGCGGCCCATCTGTCAGCTCTTGGACTCTCGTTCCAACCACCTGGTCTCTCTTGCGACGGGTTGCATCTGTCCCGTCTTGATGAGGTGCGTTGGCTCGTCCGCGAAGGGTTCCCGCGGCTTGGGCGGCGTCTTCTCGACAGGGCAGAGCTTGCCATACAGTCAACCTGCAGTCGTGTCCGTAGTCTCACTCAGGCAAACGTCGATGTTGCTTATGTCCTCGGTGACGGAATGTCGTGA
- a CDS encoding transposase family protein → MSRPARDRAHRREGPAALVSSARPGRTPEITACRHDQLTQKLRAVGLGVIADLGFVGLDDSNPEADPAVIIGYKAARNRPLARGQKLSNKVLAAVRAPVEHGFAHLKNWRVLGKVRTDRRGRPPWSGPCSSSRTAKSR, encoded by the coding sequence ATGTCACGGCCTGCTCGCGATCGCGCTCACCGACGAGAAGGGCCGGCTGCTCTGGTCTCCTCGGCCCGGCCCGGGCGAACCCCGGAGATCACCGCCTGCCGCCACGACCAGCTCACGCAGAAGCTGCGGGCGGTTGGCCTCGGAGTCATCGCCGACCTGGGATTCGTTGGACTCGACGACAGCAATCCCGAGGCCGACCCCGCAGTCATCATCGGCTACAAGGCCGCCCGGAACCGGCCGCTCGCACGCGGGCAGAAGCTGTCCAACAAGGTCCTGGCCGCCGTCCGGGCACCGGTCGAGCACGGCTTCGCCCACCTGAAGAACTGGCGCGTCCTCGGCAAGGTCCGCACCGACCGACGTGGGCGACCACCCTGGTCAGGGCCCTGCTCGTCCTCACGAACCGCGAAGTCCCGATGA
- a CDS encoding NAD(P)-dependent oxidoreductase produces the protein MRIALIGATGGVGAEVLPELVSRGHQVVAIVRRAGAVDPSDRVEPVLVDVHDTPRLCEALKGVDAVISAFNPGWTAPDLYRQFLAGARSIHQAAKAAGVRLLVVGGASSLYGEDGRQLFETTEYPDPFEAGVHAARDYYAEILDETELDWTFLSPPPGYPGPQERRGTYRVGADTPLLDSEGGYSPISGADLAVAIVDEIETSKQQRRRFTVAY, from the coding sequence ATGCGTATTGCTTTGATCGGTGCTACCGGCGGCGTCGGAGCTGAAGTCCTCCCCGAGTTGGTGTCCCGGGGCCACCAGGTCGTGGCAATCGTCCGCCGAGCTGGCGCTGTGGACCCGTCCGACCGGGTCGAGCCGGTTCTTGTCGACGTTCACGACACTCCACGTCTGTGCGAAGCCCTGAAGGGAGTCGACGCCGTCATCAGCGCATTCAACCCGGGCTGGACGGCGCCGGACCTCTACCGCCAGTTCCTAGCCGGGGCGCGAAGCATCCACCAGGCGGCGAAGGCCGCCGGCGTACGCCTCCTGGTGGTCGGCGGGGCCAGCAGCCTGTACGGCGAGGACGGGCGGCAGCTTTTCGAAACGACCGAGTACCCCGATCCGTTCGAGGCCGGCGTTCATGCCGCACGTGACTACTACGCCGAGATCCTCGACGAGACGGAGCTGGATTGGACCTTCCTGAGTCCACCCCCGGGATACCCAGGCCCCCAAGAACGGCGCGGCACCTACCGGGTCGGCGCCGACACACCGCTGCTTGACTCAGAGGGCGGCTACAGCCCGATCTCGGGTGCGGACCTCGCCGTGGCGATCGTGGACGAGATCGAAACGTCCAAGCAGCAACGTCGCCGTTTCACCGTCGCTTACTGA
- a CDS encoding VOC family protein has protein sequence MAQTVTANHVGVSVKDIGLMKNWYATAFGFEEAFAFKLPDGRGIMLRSESGGAQIELFEVEGSTSGPVQGTEPPGAPQRHGYFHVALEFDDLDAAYAAAVEAGGQGVWDPRDFGVPGRRGSFVFDPEGNLVELVGV, from the coding sequence ATGGCTCAGACAGTCACCGCAAATCACGTCGGCGTCTCCGTGAAGGACATCGGCCTCATGAAGAACTGGTACGCCACGGCCTTCGGGTTCGAGGAGGCCTTCGCCTTCAAGCTGCCGGACGGGCGCGGGATCATGCTTCGGTCGGAGTCCGGCGGTGCGCAGATCGAACTGTTCGAGGTCGAAGGCTCCACCAGCGGCCCGGTGCAGGGTACTGAGCCTCCGGGCGCCCCGCAGAGGCACGGTTACTTCCACGTGGCTCTGGAATTCGACGATCTCGACGCCGCGTACGCCGCCGCGGTCGAGGCCGGTGGCCAGGGTGTGTGGGACCCGCGCGACTTCGGGGTGCCCGGCCGCCGCGGCTCGTTCGTTTTCGACCCCGAGGGCAACCTCGTCGAACTCGTCGGCGTCTGA
- a CDS encoding DMT family transporter produces the protein MEPHAKRLFLSAVIDGGDGNAVPARSSRTPPCTPRLPQLFYFLTQVLRCGMALRVAYGIWGACGVTFIALMGAGVFDAPLSPTMLPGIGLVIIGVLAVEIRAENRGTPRTEGHP, from the coding sequence ATGGAGCCTCATGCCAAAAGGTTGTTCCTCAGTGCGGTGATCGACGGAGGTGACGGCAACGCTGTGCCTGCGCGGTCCAGCAGAACCCCGCCCTGTACGCCCCGACTACCTCAGTTGTTCTACTTCTTGACCCAGGTACTTCGATGCGGGATGGCCTTGAGGGTCGCGTATGGCATCTGGGGCGCCTGCGGCGTCACCTTCATCGCCCTCATGGGTGCCGGCGTCTTCGATGCCCCGCTCAGCCCCACGATGTTGCCGGGGATCGGACTTGTCATCATCGGTGTGCTCGCCGTCGAGATCCGGGCTGAGAATCGGGGTACACCCCGCACGGAAGGCCATCCGTGA
- a CDS encoding DUF2218 domain-containing protein encodes MTNAPTAASTAVVTTERPARFGKQLVAHLGRHSGGEWSDDEGTGWISLGEARAEVEARSEALILRVYGPTDDLDDLEDVVGRHLVRFTRRGQVTVRWVRADGRAGTEQRTQVD; translated from the coding sequence ATGACAAACGCGCCGACCGCCGCGAGCACAGCAGTCGTGACCACTGAGCGACCCGCACGATTCGGTAAGCAGCTTGTGGCCCACCTGGGGCGGCACTCGGGCGGGGAATGGTCCGATGATGAGGGCACCGGGTGGATCTCGCTCGGTGAAGCCCGGGCTGAGGTCGAGGCGCGCAGTGAAGCGCTGATCCTGCGGGTGTACGGACCAACCGACGACCTCGACGACCTCGAAGACGTCGTAGGCCGTCACCTGGTCCGTTTCACGCGGCGCGGTCAAGTTACCGTGCGCTGGGTTCGTGCGGATGGCCGGGCCGGCACCGAGCAGCGTACGCAGGTTGACTGA
- a CDS encoding aromatic ring-hydroxylating oxygenase subunit alpha: MSVTTGQPATTRHGNSYFTSLPREWYTSPEIFRKEIDKIFHRQWIYVGHVSQAKNTGDYFVARAATESIIVTRAKNGGLRAHFNVCRHRGSQLCDELSSGNTKRFVCPYHNWTYDLDGKLAGAPATRDGVDFNYSEFGLQDAYVDTFHGSIYVWLGREQPACTLREQLTGGGQFPIDDARIEIAEPERLKLAHEVRYEIKANWKLMIENNIECYHCISGHPSLMVSCDATNYFYERDEEGGLKIKGDGSYGLRPDMKTFSMDGELVSKKQLGALEPGDSIVWVDNLMWNGTCFFTDHSQRGIVNPLTVDTCELWMQWFVHENAVEGVDYEVGPLTQVFKEVAAEDHAFVERNARGVKSSRYVPGPNNALRETDMEAALTMYLNMMET; encoded by the coding sequence ATGTCCGTCACCACCGGTCAGCCCGCCACCACCCGTCACGGGAACTCCTACTTCACGAGCCTGCCGCGCGAGTGGTACACCTCGCCAGAGATCTTCCGGAAAGAGATCGACAAGATCTTCCATAGGCAGTGGATCTATGTCGGCCATGTCAGCCAAGCGAAGAACACCGGTGACTATTTCGTGGCCCGCGCGGCCACCGAGAGCATCATCGTGACCCGGGCCAAGAACGGTGGCCTCCGGGCACACTTCAACGTCTGTCGCCACCGGGGCTCGCAGCTCTGCGACGAGCTGTCCAGCGGCAACACGAAGCGATTCGTGTGCCCCTACCACAACTGGACGTACGATCTGGACGGGAAGCTCGCCGGTGCTCCGGCCACCCGCGACGGCGTCGACTTCAACTACTCCGAGTTCGGGCTTCAGGACGCGTACGTGGACACGTTCCATGGCTCGATCTATGTGTGGCTCGGTAGGGAGCAGCCTGCGTGCACTCTGCGCGAGCAGCTCACGGGTGGGGGACAGTTCCCGATCGACGACGCGAGGATCGAGATCGCAGAACCCGAGCGGCTGAAGCTCGCGCACGAGGTGCGCTACGAGATCAAGGCCAACTGGAAGCTCATGATCGAGAACAACATCGAGTGCTACCACTGCATCAGCGGTCATCCTTCGTTGATGGTGTCGTGCGATGCGACGAACTACTTCTACGAGCGCGACGAGGAGGGTGGGCTGAAGATCAAGGGGGACGGTAGCTACGGCCTGCGACCTGACATGAAGACCTTCTCCATGGATGGCGAACTCGTCTCGAAGAAGCAACTGGGCGCGCTGGAGCCTGGCGACAGCATCGTCTGGGTCGACAATTTGATGTGGAACGGCACCTGCTTCTTCACCGACCACAGTCAGCGAGGAATTGTCAACCCGCTGACGGTCGACACCTGCGAGTTGTGGATGCAGTGGTTCGTCCACGAGAACGCCGTCGAGGGTGTGGACTACGAGGTCGGCCCCCTGACGCAGGTGTTCAAGGAAGTCGCCGCAGAGGATCACGCCTTCGTTGAACGCAATGCCCGCGGAGTGAAGTCCAGTCGCTACGTTCCCGGGCCGAACAACGCGCTCCGTGAGACCGACATGGAAGCCGCGTTGACGATGTACCTGAACATGATGGAAACCTGA
- the purU gene encoding formyltetrahydrofolate deformylase — translation MTDSFTLTLSCPNRTGIVHAVSGYLLKYGCDIGQHQQFDDSLSNLLFMRTQVTAPLDIDLEAVSRGFESVAAEFQMSYQFNDRQSARMLVMVSKLGHCLNDLIFRWKAGSLGAEIVAVVSNHEDLRSMAETAGLPFVHVPVTPETKASAEIRLLQLVDEYDAELVVLARYMQILSDETCKELYGRAINIHHSFLPGFKGAKPYHQAYERGVKLVGATAHYVTSALDEGPIIEQEVIRIDHTYDPRALQTVGRDAEAQALSRAVRWHCERRVLLNGQSTVVFQ, via the coding sequence GTGACCGACTCCTTCACGCTCACCCTGAGTTGCCCCAACCGGACTGGGATCGTGCACGCTGTGAGCGGCTACCTGCTCAAGTACGGCTGCGACATCGGTCAGCACCAGCAGTTCGACGACTCACTGAGCAACCTGCTGTTCATGCGCACCCAGGTGACCGCCCCGCTCGACATCGATCTCGAAGCAGTCTCGCGGGGATTCGAATCGGTGGCCGCGGAGTTCCAGATGAGCTACCAGTTCAACGACCGGCAGAGTGCACGCATGCTCGTCATGGTCTCCAAGCTGGGCCACTGCCTCAATGACCTGATCTTCCGATGGAAGGCCGGCTCCCTGGGCGCCGAGATCGTCGCGGTCGTGTCCAACCACGAGGACCTGCGCTCGATGGCCGAGACTGCCGGCCTCCCGTTCGTGCACGTGCCGGTCACACCGGAGACGAAGGCAAGCGCCGAGATCAGGCTCCTCCAACTCGTCGACGAGTACGACGCCGAACTCGTAGTGCTCGCACGGTACATGCAGATCCTTTCCGACGAGACCTGCAAGGAGCTGTACGGTCGCGCGATCAACATCCATCACTCTTTCCTGCCGGGATTCAAGGGCGCCAAGCCCTACCACCAGGCGTATGAACGTGGCGTGAAGCTCGTGGGAGCAACCGCGCACTACGTGACCTCAGCCCTGGACGAGGGCCCGATCATCGAGCAGGAGGTCATTCGCATCGACCACACCTACGATCCGCGGGCGCTGCAAACCGTCGGCCGGGACGCGGAGGCTCAGGCCCTCTCTCGGGCGGTGCGCTGGCATTGTGAACGCCGAGTGCTCCTCAATGGGCAAAGCACTGTCGTCTTCCAGTGA
- a CDS encoding mycofactocin-coupled SDR family oxidoreductase, translating to MARLEGKVAFVTGAARGIGHACAVRLAEEGADIIAVDLGRQVASVSSEMTTPGGLSETVAAVEGLGRRIVASMADVRDFEAVKDALETGMAELGRLDIVCPNAGIASHVAVADMPLQTWRDVIDINLTGVFHTCKAAIPHLADGGSIVITSSVVGLKGGSHITHYSASKHAVVGFMRSLAHELAERMIRVNTVHPTTVNTPMLHEDEMMRLFVPGVEHPTLEQFAEASKAFQLLPVPWIEPQDVANAVAFLASDEARYITGVTLPVDAGTLAL from the coding sequence ATGGCGCGTTTGGAAGGCAAGGTGGCGTTCGTCACCGGCGCTGCGCGTGGCATCGGGCATGCTTGTGCAGTGCGCCTTGCGGAGGAGGGTGCCGACATCATCGCCGTCGACCTGGGCAGGCAGGTCGCAAGCGTGAGTTCAGAGATGACCACCCCCGGAGGGCTTTCAGAGACGGTCGCTGCGGTGGAAGGCCTCGGTCGGCGCATTGTCGCGTCGATGGCCGACGTGCGCGACTTCGAGGCAGTCAAGGACGCGCTGGAAACGGGCATGGCCGAACTGGGTCGACTTGACATTGTCTGTCCGAACGCAGGGATCGCTTCTCATGTCGCGGTAGCAGACATGCCACTTCAGACGTGGCGGGATGTGATCGACATCAATCTGACCGGAGTCTTCCACACCTGCAAGGCTGCGATCCCGCACTTGGCCGATGGCGGCTCGATCGTGATCACCAGCTCGGTCGTCGGCCTGAAGGGTGGCAGCCACATCACACATTACTCGGCCTCCAAACACGCCGTTGTCGGCTTCATGCGCTCGCTCGCGCACGAGTTGGCCGAGCGGATGATCCGCGTGAACACGGTTCACCCAACGACGGTGAACACTCCCATGCTGCATGAGGACGAGATGATGCGGCTGTTCGTCCCAGGAGTGGAGCATCCCACCCTGGAGCAATTCGCGGAAGCATCGAAGGCGTTTCAGCTGCTGCCGGTGCCGTGGATCGAGCCACAGGACGTTGCCAACGCCGTTGCCTTCCTCGCTAGCGACGAGGCGCGCTACATCACCGGTGTCACTCTCCCCGTGGACGCGGGCACGCTGGCGCTCTAG